ACAGTAAGATAATGCACTTTAGGAGTTTAACAATATAATTGCACCAGCATAGAAAGTTCCATCACcacagaaaaaaaacaaaagtgatCATTTCTCAAAACATTAACCATATGggtaataggtgcataaaaacAAAATGGCAAGGCATGGCCCTGTTTCACATAGCAGGATTAACATGTCAACTAAACTTCAACTTTTAGCTTCCCGCACTTTAAAAGAAGCGTACAAGTGAATCAATCTCTACAAGAAATCTGATTGACCCGACCAAGAATCCTAGAAGCAATCCAACTAGCTGTTGGAATCTAGTCAACAAGGCTGCCACTACAAGTCTATAACTACAACATAACCATTTGAAATTATGACGGCTGTTAGGACCATAGGCCACGTCGGTCTTTTTGTGTTGGCAAATTtcacaacaaaacaaacataTATTGTATTCTCattttatcgagttgtaatttatttatttatttatagagtGTCTGTTTAGGAGGTGGAGGAAATCAATTATTGTGTAATTGAGAGGTAGAGATTGTTAAGGAAATTGGAGTGGAAGAAGGATTTTGTGCACATGGCAGCTGAATAAGGAAAGGGAATTAAAGATTCAAGGGTGAGATTATAAAGGTAATTTGCATGGAAGGAAATCAACTTTCAAGAGGATTTCGTGCATGTGcttaaaaggaaaaggaaatgaagaaatcAAGTGTGTGGCAATATGGAAGTGTTTTTCTGCCACAGTGCTTGAGCAACGCAAAGATAGGTTATATACAGTGCTCAAGCAAGTTTGTAACCGTACAATGAGTTATAGCGCATGATTTCCTTCTTGTGGTTTTACCCGTTGaaggggttttccacgtatatccttgtgttcgATATAATTCATCGTTTATCGCTTTTAAATTCCTATTATTTTGCTTGTTTAAGTATTTAGATAGCGAAAAAGGGATTTTCAACGGCTGCTGCCTCATCTGCATGAGATCTGAATTTTCTTGAGTAACTTTAATCCAATTGGCTCTTTTGACTTCCAAATCTTCTTCATCCTTACATTGATGGTaatttctttccatttccaATAGAACTCCCTCATTCCCTGCCACACAAAGAATGCAGGTACCAGACCATCAAAGTTTGTGCTCGGGAgcttttttcctcctttttgtgTGGCTATGTAAAGTCAGATGGTCACCCGCAAAGATCTCAGGatgagaggagaagaagaagatagccGTGTGGACCCATTTAAGGAACATTTGACATGGGTCCTCTTGAGGAACTATATCTGGTTGCAAAAGCCAAATGATCGTTTACCTGTTGAGTTTTAGAGCTGCATTCAATGTAATATGCTGCACCAATCTGTTTCCGGAGCTCCTCTCCCTGATTGTGAAGAAAGCATCACCATCAACTTCCACCATCATATTAGAAAACGAGAGAACAGATCATGTAGTAAATAGAATCACCTGTGCAGTGGTCACAGGCACCAAGCCAGGATGATCAGATAAATAGTGCTTATCCTCACGAAGATCTGTTTTAAGAAATGAAAATTCCATGAAAAATCACCACATGAGGAGAATAAAACTAAGATCTTATACGTACAAGTGTACTGGAACTTTGATCATCAAGTTGGGAGCGAATAAAATTGTACCGCAGAAACAACATGGCTATTAAATGTGGAACAAAGGTGGTCTAAAATCATCCTACTCAATACAAATATGCTAAACATAAGGGACACTTTCTCGTATGCCACCAATTAATCAAAACTAAAGGTTCACAAACTTTGCAATGACCTGGGAAAACACGTCGCATAAGTAGAATCCAGTTTTACATCAATAATCATACatcaaactaaacaaaaatttcGTGATCTGGAATGGATGAAAACCCAATTGTATGCACACcccacaaaaccaaaaagaaaaaaagaacatatgaTATTAACATCGATGGATCAATCTGGTTATTCTGAAATGAAAGTGGAACATATATGTCAGCCCAAAATGCAAATATATAAGGATGCTAGTGTTTTCTGGCAACCATGAAACCACTAAGCCTCAAATCTTTGTATTTCTAGACATAAAATGGTAGCATGGAAATTTCCCTATTCATCAGTCCTAGACTGTCACAACCGATACTCAATTGACAACTCGATTACGAGTTATTTGATCGAACATGtcttttcaattgaattttgcAGATGGCGATATCCAATATGTTCGACGATGTAGAACTTGCATTGAAGAAGAATACTGCTATGCATGTTTTAGTTTATGTACATTTGTGCCCATTCAATAAGAGTACAAATAATGCTAAGGAATCTTTAATCTCGGCCCCTATTTCATCCATTTTCAAGCACCCATCCCAGATCTTCAACACTATGTTATATATCATGCCCTTCCCAATGTTTCAAGTTTCAATGCATGTCCTTTTAGGCCTTTCCTATTATTGATTACCATCTTCCACACAAATTAACCCATCATTTCTTAATCGGTCCACTATTCACACAAAACATGATCTTACCATCCCAAAAGATTTTCCGTCATTGTATCTCTAATTGGCAGCCCTGCTGAATTCTTTCTAATGAATAAACCCTTATTAATCTTTTCAGAAAACCACTTTCCCTGTAAACATTGTCATATCAGTTACACTCATTTCCTAAACATAATTATCTTAACCGACTAACAATCTGCACTAATCACCTTATATCATAGCAGGTCTTATTGCGGTGCATCATAACATTTCATAAACCTGTTTTATTTTCTCGTCATTCAAGTTTCTGTTTATGCTAAAAAGTTGATTCAATGTACTTTCATCTTGCTTCAAGTAAATCCTTTGGGTTCAAAGTATCTCTCTGGTCTACATGATTCTAGCTTAGACTTTGCTCTTCTCTGGTTTCGTCAACAATAGCCATGTCATCTACAAACAAAATGTACCTAAAATCTCCTTTTcaatgtttctactttctaatAGGTTGCTATCTACTAACATGTTTCAATTAGAAATCTGGGATAAGTACGCAAAATATGCCTTATCGATTTTCAGTTTAGACATCTCTTACAGAAGAACATTACTATTTAGTATTGGACTGGAAAAACACCCACAACATTGGAAATGATGTATCCATCAAGTCCTTCGGTGTTGACCCTAGTTTTGGGTCCTCTAAATTCCAAGGACCCAACCACAGAGAGCAATTTTATGGAACGAAGGGTTAGCATTGGATAGAGATTGGAACAAGGCAAGACCAAGAAACATAGTTGCCAATAGCAAATGAAAGCAACAAAATAAGTGCTTCTGGATTACTTCACTTACCCAATTTGGTGCCAGCCAGTACTACTGGAACTCCAGGGGCGAAATGCTGGAGTTCAGGGATCCACTGCTCAAGAAATCGTGCATCAGAATTTACATCCCTCAAATACCCTTATACTAAAACCACAAAGTTTCAACCAAAATGCACCTTTTTGAGAATGTTCTCGTAGCTCGCGCGACTAACTAGCGAGAAAGCTAAGACAAATACATCCGCCCCTCGATAGCTCAAGGGCCTCAATCTATTGTAATCCTCTTGCCCTATGTTGAAGAAATTGAAACAAGAAGAGAACATTAAAATTTCCCATGGTAGCGAAAAATTCTTTTGGCTTAGACTCAATTGTCACTTGAATGCAAGAAATTGAATCAACATCATGGCAAAAATGACCATAAGCAAATACGTACCAGCTGTGTCCCAGAGCCCTAAGTTGACAGTGGTGCCTTCAACTACCACATTTGCACTGAAGTTGTCAAACACGGTTGGTATGTAGTCCTAATTAACACCAAACTTTTTAAGAATCCGAATTttggaaataaataaaaaatgccCCACAAAGCcacaaatgaaataaaaaggtGTAGGAGAACTAAAAAAGGAGTGGagaaccctagagagagagagagagagagagagagatgaaacgAAATGCAATGAATATTAAGGAAGGGAAATGCAGGAGCCACATAATCAAAAGAAGAGATAAAGCAAAACCCTCTAACCAAGATGATTACAGAGGGTGGGAAAGAAAGGACTTTTTGAGATATCAAATCATGAAAAATTACCAAAAGCTGCAAAACCCAGGTGCAAATTTTTACACTTTTATTTTTGATCTGGAAAACCCAGTTGCATAAAGGCATAACAATGACACACTAAACCCAGATAAATGCACAGATTTTACTACTCCAGTAAAGAACATAGATGTGTGTGCACGAATCTCAGAATAAGAAATCAACATGGATCTTCTAAAAGACTGCTCTACGCTTACAGTGGGGAATTTATTACTGGTGTAGCAAATTAGCATACAAGTCTTCCCAACAGCCCCATCACCCACCGTTACACATTTGATGAATCTTGAAGCACTTGAAGCCATTGGACATAGGGCTcacagaaagagagaaagagagagagagagagagaatacaaaaGAATAGAAAGTTGTGGGTTTGTTTTGGGGCTtctgaatggagagagagagagtagtataTGGTGGGGgaggtgggggcaaatactatCATCACATGATTCTTACTCATTCACCTCCGTCCTATAATACTTTGCCACTTTGTTTGCAGTTGCTCTTTTTTACTACAACATTAATGTTCTTTTTCGGTGCTTCAAGAATATATGGAtagctatattttttttacaaaaataaacacAGCATAAGAATATTCGAGTTAGTTTCCTCGCGCCTTGATTACATAAATAGACTATTTAGTGtcacacataataaaaaaaagtagtatGGTTCTTAACGGCATCTTTAGCGTCACATACTCGTCAAATATTCTGCAAGAGCTTACACACTTTCTAACAATGTCAACGCTCATTTATATTCACAATTTGATTTGTAGAGCAAGATTCAATATATCGTAGCACTTTATTTGTTCTAAATCGATAGCCGAATATGGAAATACTgggtaatttttgaaaaattaaataaagtagTACGTTGCATAAAgtaatattttaaatattttacacTAAATTGAAAGATTTAAATTAATTATTAGAGCTGatgcaaaattttaattttttttgaatgaatctATTTTTTATCTCCTAATTCGAAGCGTACACGAGTTTTCGTAATGGACTAAACAATAAAAAAGCGGAGGTtgttattgatttgttgtaacTTATGAATTTACCTGGACGTATTTTGTGTGAAATTTTATAATAGTTTGGGAGTACCATCACGTGATGCTTCGGGCTATTTCACAACCACATGTTTCTATGTGGTTTACCACGAGTATGGACTTTACAGGACCGTATGGTTATAAAATGGTTTGGAGTATCACGTAGCGGTACTCCCGGTCtcttgaataattactcgtatTTTGTATACTACTctctttgtctttatttaatagttcatcgttctattctaacttgataaaaaattaattatatttttaaatcaaaaatgaattttatatcttaATCTTGtatgatagatctcgattagttttgTAAGATAATggttttaaaattatataaaatattactcctataaattataaaatataattacTTAAGAaaagtgattttgccacttttttttttgtttatatcaCTCTCATTTGAGTCTttattaaatgattttttaagagaaatgaaagtgacattaacaaaaaaaaaaaaaagtgtcaaaatcaatcctcattattaaaaaaagactattaaagGGTGATGGCCCagagtatttattttatgttttgacAGATAGGGAGACAGACAGTTTTCATTGAATAGTCCCAGAATAAGAGGATGAAGTGTCAATGTTTAATTAATAGCGATTGGTAAGAGAgttagtatttatttatttactgctcctatttcttaaataaataaataaaagaaccTGCGAACCCGTGACGGCGCGTGGCATTTATGACCGTTGGTGTGCTATAGTTTAATTTGGTTTTTACCTCTATTGTTGTTTTCATATGGAGAAaccaatatttttatttatttgataaTACGGTATGCGGGTCAGCTTGCACGCATTTCGACTAGTTACGGGGCCTTAAAATTAATGACCAGACAAATCTCCTACTAACCTCAAGATTTAGAATATTTGGTCTCCGTGAAATTTGAATAGTCAATCTCATTGGAAAAACCAATATTAGCTCTATAATCATCTCATAATTACTGGAGCTGTGTGATGCACAGAATGAAAGCATATTTTACATGCAATTATGTACGTGTTCAATTATCTCTTATCTTGCTATAATTTCTTAAAATCGTTAGAAAATAGAAATCACTTTTTACTCAATACTTCTAGGCTTGCAAATTCTTTGATTTCGTTGATGGCAATCGTAAACAAATACTTTAGTCGCATCTTTCAAAATATCAGCCTATCCCAACTTGACAAGTGACCGAAACCGTACAACGTCTCCTAACGATAACCCAAAACAAGGTTAAATAGCCACGCGTTTTACTAATCGCCCACAACTCCCCTGTCAGGCCCCCCGACACGACCCCTCCTTCGCCCTTTTACCCCACCCcacgtgctctctctctctctctatccccgctgtctctctctctcttattttatttttttgttataaatttttaaatgctaataacttttttttcacatattttttaaaaataaattttatattttgaaatctactcaacgaaacttatcaaacgagcctaatattgatagtgaaataatgtaaaacggaaaaattatattttttccgtagtttaaactgtctaaagaggttaaaaaattaagcgttccaaatttcaatccgtttgaactggaaAAAATTTTAGTtgtctgatcattttatcctaaatggtcataattaaattttgactctagagaTTTCGTTGATTAactctaagaaagtcgtagaatcaaatatctcttagggttaatcatcgagagccctagagtcaaaatttaattatgaccatttaggataaaatgatcagaaaactaaaatctttccaccggttcaaacgaattgaaatttggaacacttaattttgtaaccatattttttaatacggtcttgttattgtcagcccaatgggctgacgataaacacactaaaaggtaagaaaaacacgtattcttgtgcactttttacatcctttaatacacattcacacaattaatattgtcagcccagtgggctgattttggaattttcctttttaatatACATTGTCTAGAAAGCAAAATTGAGATTTTGTATCCCAATTTCCTTAGTGTTACACGTATCAAAGGTAGGAAGTTTTTAGCTGCCACATGTGTCCACATCCATAAGGTAAGAATGACTAAGAGGTATTTCACCTCTAAAAATATctaatacatatatatgttggtaagagaaaataaaaaaaataaaaaattgattactCCCTGTTTGGGTTATGGTCACTTTATATTGTAaagctttttaaaattttaagacTCTGACAGTATTTTTATGCCAATTATGCTTCCGcactattaaaaaaataagtgaaaaaaaagttattagcatttaaaattttataacaaaaaataaaatgagagagagagagagagagagagagagagagagagagagagcatatgGAGGGGGAGGTAAAAGGGGAAAAATGAAGGGGGCCCGTGTCGGGGTGcgataaacacacacacacatatatcaaATCAACTGTTGTATACCATCTATAGCGAAAATCTGAAAAGAAATAAACTATACATATCCAACTATTGTCCAAACTAAACTATTCGAACATTACAAGACTCCTGCAGGCCTCAACCATACTCTCCCTGAGCAAGTTACAAATGCCAAACGTGACCTGTAGTGGACACTGACACCGACCTATACCTACAAAATTGGAACTTATAACGAGTTCCAGGAGTGTAAATGAGACATGGATGTAGCTCAATGAAGCAATAAATCAAGATTACCATTAGATTGTATGCATTTATCAGAAAGACGCATTAGGTGAAATATTGTTTTGGAAGTCAATTAACCAAGATGCTCTGCTATTTAGGTTAAAAAATTTGAGGTACACCAAATAaactcttgaattttttttaatttggtgtaccTCAAATTATTTGTTTCACAAACACagataaaaaaacatatatcCCAATATTCTATTCTGAAACTTCGTATAGATGACAAAAATATGGGACACGCTCGTAagccaaaataaatacttatctAAAAtagatgggtttttttttcttcataaattCAAATGATAACCATGGCAAATCTTCACTAATGATTTCTTCAGGTAATTGAATTTCCTTTGTTCTAAAAAGGAACTTTTTACGTCCAGATccatttaaattttgattgccTCCTTCAGAAGCCATGCAATCCCAAAAATCATGGAATACGCCagccaaaataaaataaaatatttaattttggaTCATAAATTGATAATGATGCGCACGATAAATCTTAATGGATGATTTATGTATCTAATTACTAGATTTCTTTTGTTCTGAAATGGATATAGGTGTAGATTGAATTTTAAGTATTAAATCTTAGTTCTCTTTGGGTACAACATGAAGGGTCCATGCTGTGCTTTAATTAAAAGTAACCCATGAATACTGTGTCGTTTAAATAAGAGTATCAGAGAGATTGCAAATTGAGGGATCCTGAGTAGAACTAACTAATGTGGTTATGTTTTGTTACACATTAATTGATAGAATATTTAGAGGGCTAACATATatacaagatcaaaatacaatgtggtgttttgtttttcaaaaaattggggGACCAAAAAGAACTGATAATTCTCTAGCTATAGGGTCCTTTTGAGTTACAAGATTCTTTAGTCGTCACCTATATGCTATTTCAACTTGCGATTTTTCTAGTTTCTTTCTAGAGCCGGATGGGAATTAGCCCCGCAGCAAAACCGCCAGGAGGTGGCCTGGCCTCCTTCCTTGAATCGGATAGCCATTGATTCTTGAGTGCATGCAACGGCATGCGAGTTCCCGTTGACTCTTGAATGCAAAGCATTCTATCTTCTTTCTCTCCTTGTTTTGGTCATTTGCAAAGCTTTTGGAATTGTTTCATCTTGTTGCTTTGAAAATGGATCTGGGGAAAAAATGGCAGCCCAAATTTGTTAGTACATGAATTATGGACCACCAAGAGGATAAAAGAAGGAACTTTCGGTTGAAATTTGATACTTTTTCATAACCCAAACAGGCAAAGAAATGCTTTTaagtcttttttctttctttaagcAAAAGAAAAGGATCTAGAAACAATAGACAAATGCACTAGGGGCGAGCCATCAGGATTGCCTCAACAAGAATTAGATTACAATATACACTAAGACCTCCATTAAATAGGGGCAAACTTATTTGCTTCACGGTAATAATTCTGCGTAGGcttgtcaatggaccggattcaaTCTGAGATCTATCCTTGGAGCTAGATCAGGTACTTGCAATCAAGGATGAGAACTTGAAGTTAGGCCTATGCTTGGATTTTAGATTCTGAGAGGGTAATTACATTATAGTAGGGCcgataatttttaaatttgtattCTCTTTGGATATTAAATTTGTGGAGAAAATGGTAGAGGTAAAATATAAAGAATCTGTTTGATTACCTTCTATGTTCCTGTGATCTGCTACCTAAACAAAGCAATGTCTCCAATTCAATCCACACATATAGCCTACACAATGACAAATTAAGTAAGAAATAAAAAGCTCAATATgattttaggccccgttccgctaaggttcttatttcttaaatatttatttttcgctttactaggctggtcattctctcacaatatattgtctttaattcaaaaaataattgcttatttgaaaaataagtacttatttctcttagCGGACGGGGCCGAGTTTGCTAATTACTGCAGAATGCAAGGCTAATATCAAAAGGTAGCTCTAAAGCTAAGGAAATGGCTAGGTAGGCAGCATGATTGAAGCCTGTAAATGGGGTAGGCCAATGGCATAAGTAAAGATTAAGGAACATTATAAAGAAAGGTTCATTGTCTGTGAATAGTACAAAAAGAGgggcctttcaaaaaaaatagtacaaaaaGAGGGGGGAAATTTGCAATAATTCCTTACTTTGGTGATATTTGTTTGTATTAAACCATCTACTCACCAGACTTGCCTTAAGAAAATTATATACTGTATATATGTCTACTCGTCTGTACCACTTTCTCAACGAGATAATTTAATATATTAGGAGAGTTCTCAACAGAATCCAATGAGAATTTAACAGACTAGGCCCCGTTCTGGTTTCGGAAAAAAAggaacttttaaaaaaggaaaataatttcaaattcaaaaattatatatttaagcaaataatttttttaccaatatgaatcttattcgatatatctcattgagatattttaaatggtgcaaaaaaaattaaaaaattattttccattttcattatatttgagcttgaaattaccttctttttaaaaaagaaggtttaaaaagaaagcgaaacAGGAACCCATTTGGCCACCTCGATCGTTAAtcaattttgcaattttttttgatcggcgaaaGTCattattgttagaatagttggTTAGCACCTTGAAAGAGGAATTGAACTTTTGAACTCCTTTCTCCTGACACCTAAGCACACGTGATGCCGTTGGGCCAAAGACCTATTGAGAattaattttgcattttgacATTGATATAGTATGTTCACGCAAGTCAATTTCCGTGTAACGACTACTTGATTTGGGATATTATTAGCATGTTGTAGCCTGATGAAGCCAAAAGATAAAACCAGTGGagaaaaaagggcaaaaagtgaagagaaaaaagaggagagtTATTGCATGGTAGATTCAAGATTAAAATTGTTGCCAAAATTGCTTAATGGGGGGTTGAGTACCATTGTTTAGGATTACAATTGCACCTCTCCTCAGGCAACATTAGTTCCAATTGCTTTTGCAGCATATGGCAATCATGGTTTAAATCTATTTCTAGTAGAATAGAATTGGTAGCAACTACATGCAATAGTTTACCAAGAGCATCTACGTATATCCTCCAATACCAGTGGTTGTTTAGGTAAGTAGGGCTAGGGTTGTTTGATCGCTTCTCCAAAGAAGAAGGGTTGCCACTGCTCGATTCATACGCCTTCGATCCTGCTCGATTCATACGCCTTCCTGCTTCACCTAAGTAGGTTTGGGCTTGGTTGTTGGCTTCTGGGCAAACTATAAGTTGATGGGCAAGCCGCCCGGCCTCCACGCTGTGGCATTAGTTGTTAGAGGCTTTTGCCAACATGGTtccccacacccccccccccccccccccatgacCCACACAAAAACTTAAAGGGTTAATTACTTGTTGCCCCTTTATCTATacatatttttcactttacccccTCCAACTATAGAACGCTGCAACCTACCCCCTTTATCTTTCAATTCCTAACACATAAGGCCtgccattagttttttttttaatccgctcTTGCCGTTAGTCTGGAATCCAAAAAATCGTCAAAGGGGCATGTGCATGTCACATGAtctgtaaaaagaaaaaaattaagtgctctaattttcaatccgtttgaatcggtgtaaagatcttatttctctgatcattttattccaaaggatcataattaatttttggctctagagctctcgttagttagcttTAAAAGATATTTGGTTCTACTACTTTTTTAGGACTAATTAACgagagctctagagtcaaaaattaactatgactctttagaataaaatgatcatgaaaataagatctttgtaccgattcaaacggattgaaaattggagcacttaatttttcataaGTACTTTATACGgagtatattaaaaaatatggttaaaaatttaagtgctccaatttttaatctgtttgaaccggtacaaataTTATGATACGGAGTATACTAACTAACAAGAaccctagagccaaaaattaattatgattctttaggataaaataatcagagaCGTAAGATTTTagcaccgattcaaacagattgaaaattaaagcacttaatttttttttattttttacaaatcaTGTAACATGCACATGCCCCTTTGATAATTTTTTGGATCCCAGACTAACGGCAggagcggatcaaaaaaaaaaaactaacggCAGGCCTTATGTGTTAGGAATTAGAAGATAAAGGGGGTAGATTGTAGCGTTCTATAGTAGGAgggggtaaagtgaaaaatgtgtATAGATAAAGGGGGCAACTAGTAATTAACCCAAActtaaataaacaaataaccACTCAAGTTAGTGGTTAATTAGTATATGAAGTCGGCctcgttccgctaagatttttattttttaagtacttattttttgttttacgatacatgtcattctcttacagtacatcatttttaattcaaaaaataagtagttattttccttaacggaacggggccttaagtAAATGTTAAGAATCAATTTAATTCTTCAGGCACATCCACACTTGTCACTTAAGTCCAACAAATTTCCGCAAAtttaattttatacttttttttattatcatagATTTAAGTTGCCTgccatcaaaaaaatttatagtaatttttatATGGTCATTAATAATGTCActctccaaatttataatgtcactctccaAATCGATGCTCACACTTCCCTTTGGAAGTGACACTATAAATTTGGAGAGTGATATCATAAATTTCCGTACATGTATATTAGCTTAAGCCAGCAGCCGAGAGATGATCCCTCAAGAATCGAACTGATCTTGACACTTGACATGATAGAACACTGTACGTGCCCTTGACCtcttatctctttctttttttttcttaactaAAAAGAAGCTTATCCAATGACCATTTGGTAGCTCATGgattttacatattttttcGGCCATGAATATTGATGGTTTGAATGTCTTTTTCTTAATGTAGATTTGGTAGCACATggattttgcatatttttttacggtcagaacactttcttacaaaataaatatttattttatatttttaaacttaaaaataatataaataaaaaatgattttttgatttttattacactatataaaagatctcatcgagatctttcaaacaaaatttctattgcatatttttagatttccgtaaacccattatttttgagATCGAAATTgccttctcaaaaaataagaacttaaatCCCATTTTGGAACAGGGACTGAATGCCTTTTTCTTAATGTAAATCATGATTTTACAAGGATAATCTAGGCATCAAGTATGGAAGTCTCAAAATCGTTACCTATATGTActtaggggt
This DNA window, taken from Rhododendron vialii isolate Sample 1 chromosome 8a, ASM3025357v1, encodes the following:
- the LOC131298116 gene encoding rac-like GTP-binding protein ARAC8, coding for MASSASRFIKCVTVGDGAVGKTCMLICYTSNKFPTDYIPTVFDNFSANVVVEGTTVNLGLWDTAGQEDYNRLRPLSYRGADVFVLAFSLVSRASYENILKKWIPELQHFAPGVPVVLAGTKLDLREDKHYLSDHPGLVPVTTAQGEELRKQIGAAYYIECSSKTQQNVKAVFDAAIKVVIKPPQKQKEKKKKQRRGCLVNVLCGRSLPCVK